In Ostrea edulis chromosome 4, xbOstEdul1.1, whole genome shotgun sequence, a single window of DNA contains:
- the LOC125670860 gene encoding calcium-regulated heat-stable protein 1-like isoform X1, producing the protein MSFTKISNMSSPRDLPQSQAMNNAVISGSPSNHHHHFLIPSPVPTRRNRTFSQSERAKQGDIYRGVVRDFCRQKGHGFIIPENEKDTIFVHISDIEGEYVPKPGDEVTYRIILIPPKNEKKQAVHVKITHLAPGVSHEKWDSSPDLEAQPN; encoded by the exons ATGTCCTTCACCAAAATTTCCA ATATGAGTTCCCCAAGGGATCTTCCTCAGTCTCAGGCAATGAACAATGCAGTGATATCTGGTTCACCGAGTAATCATCATCACCACTTTCTTATCCCAAGCCCAGTACCAACTCGCAGAAACAGGACGTTCTCTCA ATCAGAGAGAGCTAAGCAGGGAGATATCTACAGAGGGGTTGTGAGGGACTTCTGTAGGCAGAAAGGACATGGATTCATTATACCCGAGAATGAGAAAGACACCATTTTTGTTCATATCTCAGA TATTGAAGGTGAATATGTCCCCAAGCCAGGCGATGAGGTTACATATAGAATCATTCTGATTCCTCCAAAGAATGAGAAAAAGCAAGCAGTGCATGTCAAAATTACCCATCTTGCACCAGGAGTCTCCCACGAGAAATGGGATTCTAGCCCGGATTTGGAAGCTCAGCCCAACTAG
- the LOC125670860 gene encoding calcium-regulated heat-stable protein 1-like isoform X2: MSSPRDLPQSQAMNNAVISGSPSNHHHHFLIPSPVPTRRNRTFSQSERAKQGDIYRGVVRDFCRQKGHGFIIPENEKDTIFVHISDIEGEYVPKPGDEVTYRIILIPPKNEKKQAVHVKITHLAPGVSHEKWDSSPDLEAQPN, encoded by the exons ATGAGTTCCCCAAGGGATCTTCCTCAGTCTCAGGCAATGAACAATGCAGTGATATCTGGTTCACCGAGTAATCATCATCACCACTTTCTTATCCCAAGCCCAGTACCAACTCGCAGAAACAGGACGTTCTCTCA ATCAGAGAGAGCTAAGCAGGGAGATATCTACAGAGGGGTTGTGAGGGACTTCTGTAGGCAGAAAGGACATGGATTCATTATACCCGAGAATGAGAAAGACACCATTTTTGTTCATATCTCAGA TATTGAAGGTGAATATGTCCCCAAGCCAGGCGATGAGGTTACATATAGAATCATTCTGATTCCTCCAAAGAATGAGAAAAAGCAAGCAGTGCATGTCAAAATTACCCATCTTGCACCAGGAGTCTCCCACGAGAAATGGGATTCTAGCCCGGATTTGGAAGCTCAGCCCAACTAG